From the genome of Triticum aestivum cultivar Chinese Spring chromosome 3B, IWGSC CS RefSeq v2.1, whole genome shotgun sequence, one region includes:
- the LOC123069990 gene encoding uncharacterized protein yields MGPPPQGRCFPFGAPWAWRIGEQSMPYIRRSLDAMDDREGGWNGGAGLLFSLRFDPMRAGFDRALASFPVSALISRLLGWGKNSGQGRPQGAVMVAAAVALYAAALFVSDQQPRRRRLAASAAARPTSATRPRALPTPDDGLRILSSNDEYLENVIHRVSIGAGDDEPVLVARVQTMPPDVAGATSAWETEHDRLEKEEVERFKQLWLSLVEREQRLELRLMDLDGLIEQEATVKELENRVGLAAVEARLLELKVLSLGEENERLKAQAAELEAVRAQLGRAKEKLRALKERVQVEREESQSEATALRDKVTELENTGEKRERVLAAEAAELRRAKAALEEENRELARRLRDAEQVSSAVSLVREDDMVDEASYLREANERLTRQIEQLHSDHCAHVEELVYLKWVNACLRHDLRGGDHHPSSAQQDQDGAGSAMPSAMDLSKSMSYRSSEKAKELMLQYGSLGLDGYDPVLFSPLNESTYGDGESHQQRVGDQDEPGRSPVVPSPAAAAAAPEHRAGHGKLKFLRNIKKLLASSRRSHGHDRKSKKAAPDHEHLEKAMRWLSSSSHDALGADSSYESTPLSSCDRTPLSSVTTVDLHARARAGGAPSAPRLETETKLARSKSDNGASFGREATRYHALRPDRPAGPGTDGLHSPEKIRRYSDELTSS; encoded by the exons ATGGGGCCTCCTCCTCAAGGTCGCTGCTTCCCCTTCGGGGCCCCCTGGGCATGGCGAATTGGAGAGCAGAGCATGCCCTACATACGGCGCTCGCTTGACGCCATGGACGACCGGGAGGGAGGCTGGAATGGAGGAGCTGGCCTCTTATTCTCCCTCCGGTTTGACCCCATGAGGGCGGGCTTCGATCGTGCTCTGGCCAGCTTCCCTGTTTCTGCGCTGATTAGCCGCCTTCTTGGATGGGGCAAGAACAGTGGCCAAGGGAGGCCGCAGGGGGCCGTGATGGTCGCCGCCGCCGTTGCTCTTTACGCGGCTGCGCTCTTTGTTTCAGATCAGCAGCCTCGCCGGCGACGCCTGGCTGCTTCTGCTGCAGCTAGGCCAACTTCTG CAACCAGACCTCGTGCTCTGCCTACGCCGGACGATGGCCTCAGAATTCTGTCATCGAAT GATGAATATCTGGAAAACGTGATCCACCGCGTGTCGATCGGTGCCGGGGACGATGAGCCGGTTCTGGTGGCAAGAGTTCAGACCATGCCACCCGACGTGGCTGGAGCAACCTCTGCATGGGAAACGGAGCACGATAGGCTGGAGAAGGAAGAGGTCGAGCGATTCAAGCAGCTGTGGCTGTCGCTCGTGGAGCGGGAGCAGAGGCTGGAGCTCCGGCTGATGGACCTCGACGGCCTTATAGAGCAAGAGGCCACCGTGAAAGAGCTCGAGAACCGCGTCGGCCTCGCCGCCGTGGAGGCGCGGCTCCTGGAGCTCAAGGTCTTGTCGCTGGGTGAGGAGAACGAGAGGCTCAAGGCCCAGGCGGCGGAGCTGGAGGCCGTCCGGGCCCAgctggggcgcgccaaggagaagcTGCGGGCGCTCAAGGAGCGGGTGCAGGTGGAGCGGGAGGAGTCTCAGAGCGAGGCGACGGCGCTCCGGGACAAGGTGACGGAGCTGGAAAATACCGGcgaaaagagggagagggtgctggcggcggaggcggcggagctaCGGAGGGCCAAGGCCGCGCTGGAGGAGGAGAACAGGGAGCTTGCTCGGAGGTTGCGGGATGCGGAGCAGGTCTCCTCCGCTGTTAGTTTGGTTCGTGAG GACGACATGGTTGATGAGGCAAGCTACCTGAGGGAGGCGAACGAGAGGCTGACGAGGCAGATCGAGCAGCTACACAGCGACCACTGCGCGCACGTCGAGGAGCTCGTATACCTCAAGTGGGTCAACGCCTGCCTCCGCCACGACCTCCGTGGCGGCGACCATCACCCCTCGTCCGCCCAGCAAGATCAGGACGGGGCTGGCAGCGCCATGCCGTCGGCCATGGACCTGAGCAAGAGCATGAGCTACCGCTCCAGCGAGAAGGCCAAGGAGCTCATGCTCCAGTATGGCAGCCTCGGCCTCGACGGCTACGACCCCGTGCTCTTCTCGCCGCTCAACGAGTCGACATACGGCGATGGCGAAAGTCACCAGCAGCGCGTTGGAGATCAGGACGAGCCAGGGCGGAGCCCGGTCGTGCCGTCgccggccgcggccgcggccgcgcccGAGCATCGGGCCGGGCATGGCAAGCTCAAGTTTCTGAGGAATATCAAGAAGCTGCTGgcgagcagcaggaggagccacggCCACGACCGCAAGAGCAAGAAGGCCGCGCCGGACCACGAGCATCTGGAGAAGGCGATGCGGTGGCTGTCCTCCAGCAGCCACGACGCGCTCGGCGCAGACAGCTCGTACGAGAGCACGCCGCTGTCGTCGTGCGACCGGACGCCGCTGAGCAGCGTGACGACCGTGGACTTGCACGCCCGTGCGCGCGCCGGGGGGGCGCCCTCCGCGCCGAGGCTGGAGACGGAGACTAAGCTGGCGAGGTCCAAGAGCGACAATGGCGCGTCCTTCGGGCGGGAGGCGACCAGGTACCACGCTCTCCGGCCGGACCGCCCGGCCGGTCCCGGGACAGACGGGTTACACTCGCCGGAGAAGATTAGAAGGTACTCAGACGAGTTGACAAGCTCCTGA